GAATAGGACATTGCCGGAGCTGTGGGCGCCAAATGGGCCACCGCATCCAGGCCGGCAATGGGCGTTGTTTTACTGCCGTCAAAGCTGACGAGCTCATTTTTGGCCAGCGCCACCTGCACGTTGGGCGGCGGGTTGTCGATCACCATGGGTGCCACCGAGTCGGCAGTCCCTCCCATGTCCACTTCGCGTTCGTCCGCCAGGAATTGCACGTCGGTGACGGTACCCAAGCTCTTTTGCAACGTCACCAACAGCTGGGCCTGCATCTGTTGGCGTTGGCGGACGCTGGTTTCCAACAACGGACGCGCCGTCAGTCCGACTTTGGCCAGGCCGTTGTTGACGGGCACCGAATCTCTTTCCAACGCAATGCCATTGGGGAACGCACTGACCACCGCCCCCTTCAGGTATGGTGCGGGCCCGCCGAGCATGGCCCGGACAATGGCCGTGGCCGTCCGTGATGTTCGCCCGGCCAGCCACCTGACATCGGGCACCCCGTAGGCGAAGCTCGGGTCATAAAAGTACAGGGCCACGGGGGTGAAAAGCGTCTGGAACGTGGGCTCGGTGAGCACCACACCGTCCGGGGCCTTGGAAATCCGCCATTGCCCCTCCACCTGGGCCAGCGTCATTTCCACCGTCTCCGTGGCGTTCGCTGCGGCAGGGGTCAACACCCCTGTAGCGTCCACGGAGGAGACCACGTCAAAGGTCGCCTCAAAGGTGTCCTTGCCTGGGCCCGGGGCCACCCTGAAAGCATTCTTGTACACCAGCGTGCGCTTGTCCGCCGCCCACGACTGCGCCAACCCTGCCGTCAAGTACTGCCGGGCAACCTGGAAATCGTCAGACAGGCCTGTTCCCGACTCGATAAAGCCGCGAATAATGTTCTCCGGAGAGGCCCCCTCCAC
This region of Arthrobacter alpinus genomic DNA includes:
- a CDS encoding LpqB family beta-propeller domain-containing protein, which translates into the protein MTTAKETAHIDSGTGARVGPRLTRHTQARRHQVVTAWVIAVVVLLGAAGCATIPTHGSVGKSDPLGPRNNSVNISFQQFAPVEGASPENIIRGFIESGTGLSDDFQVARQYLTAGLAQSWAADKRTLVYKNAFRVAPGPGKDTFEATFDVVSSVDATGVLTPAAANATETVEMTLAQVEGQWRISKAPDGVVLTEPTFQTLFTPVALYFYDPSFAYGVPDVRWLAGRTSRTATAIVRAMLGGPAPYLKGAVVSAFPNGIALERDSVPVNNGLAKVGLTARPLLETSVRQRQQMQAQLLVTLQKSLGTVTDVQFLADEREVDMGGTADSVAPMVIDNPPPNVQVALAKNELVSFDGSKTTPIAGLDAVAHLAPTAPAMSYSGRNFAFLSASGNQVYGVTPGQQAAIAASGSDLTPPSFAPNGWLWTASGDGSGTVMAVNANPGVKDAASVVLTVPWLVGQHVSTLRVSRDGTRALVISEANGVSRVAITGIVKSSDVPKELTAPNSLVHSGSPVLGVWVGESSVAVMEPSTSTPVVIEILDLARAPVQLSELSGVQWLSAGSGVRNVHAQTNNELFSLVGNNWQPTANDLAQASFAG